The genomic segment GTAACAGGAAGCCACTCATCATGTATGGAGCAAGACAAGTTGGCAAGACCTATATCATCAAAGAGTTTGGCGACAACGAATTTGAGAATATGGTTTACATCAACTGTTACAAAAACAAAAGCATTGCTCAACTTTTTCAAGGTGACGCAAATGCAGAAAGACTTTCCATCGGCCTTGCTGCTTATGCACACCAAGACATCACTCCTGGCAAGACCCTTGTATTTCTCGATGAGATACAAGAGATTCCACCTGTTTTGTCCTCGCTGAAATATTTCAGTGAAGACAAGCCAGAATTGCATATCATCGTAGCAGGATCATTGCTCGGTGTCATGAACATGAAAGGAGAATCCTTCCCTGTCGGTAAAGTTGACATCATGCACCTCTACCCCATGACTTATGAGGAATTTCTACTTGCCAATGGAGAGAAACAACTTTTGGATTTATTGCAAAGCGGAGATAAGGAACTTATCAACAGCCTCGCCCCAAAATTCATAGAATACCTTCGACGATACTACTTTGTTGGAGGTATGCCCGAAGCAGTATTGGAATTTACACAAAATCACAACCCAATGCAAGTAAGGCAAATTCAACAAAACATCTTGAATGCATACGAGGCAGATATCAGCAAACACACCGAAGAACAGACACAAAGAGTAAGAATGATATGGCAATCAATCCCAGCCCAACTGGCTCGCGAGAACAAGAAGTTCATCTATGGTGCAATAAGAAAAGGAGCTAGGGCTAAAGATTTCGAGATTGCAATACAATGGCTCACTGACGCAGGACTCGTCCATAAGGTAGAAAGAACAAGAGATGCCAAATCTCCATTAAAATTCTATGCAGACATGGATGCTTTCAAATTATATGTGCTTGATGTAGGTTTGTTGGGAGCACTCACAATGGCACAACCTGACCAGATTCTCATTGGCAACAACGTGTTTAGCGAATACAAGGGGGCGTTTACTGAGAATTTCGTGCTTCAACAGCTGAAATCTCTTCCTTACTTACCCATATATTATTACAGTAAGCCAAGCTCTACCCAAGAAATTGATTTCATAGTACAAGCCGGCAGCGAAATCTTACCAATAGAAGTAAAGGCTGAGGAGAATGTAAAGGCAAAATCACTAGCAGCATTTATCACTCACGATTTTGCCTCCTATCATCTCAAAGGTATCCGTTTCTCCATGCGAGGTTTCCAAGACCAAAAATGGATGGAAAATGTACCACTATTCGCAGCAAGAGAGTTTGTTAAACACAAGGTAGAGAAGAGTTTCATCATCAAATAAGCCATAGAAGTATGAGGAAGAAACTGAATAAGAAACTTTGCATGGATGACATCTATGAGATTTGTATTCTTACCCATGGTAATAACCGTAAAAAAGCTCATCTTTATCAACTAACATTTGATGAGGACGAGCGAATATCCACAAATGCCCTGTGGGTATTCACTCATTTCGACATGCAGAACAACGAGTGGCTCTATGCCAAACACGATGACTTAATAGACCGAGTTCTCGTAGAGAAGAATGAGACCAAGCGCCGCCTGATGCTCCAACTCCTTCTCCGTCAGCCTTTCGAGGAAGAATCACTCCGTTCCGACTTCATCGATTTCTGCATCGCCAAGATTACTGCCTGTTCCCAGCCCTACGCCATCCGCTGCTACTGCATGAAGCTCGCCTACGAGCAGATGAAATACTATCCCGAACTCCTCGAAGAGTTAAGAATGGCTCTGGATATGCTGGAGCAAGAGGTTCTATCACCAGGAATGTTATCGGCAAAAAAGCAAATTATGAAGAAAATCAAGCGAAGCCTTGGAAAATTCGGGAAATAGTCGTAACTTTGCAAACGTAATATTCTAACAATATAATACATAAATGGATGGAGATACAACTGAACGATTATCACAAAAAAGTCAATGCCCAGATGCAAAAGAGCATGGCTTATTGGCGAGAGCATCCGCTTTCGCTGGAGGAGTGCTTAGCTCAATTCAAGCGCTTGCGGGAACAACGGCTTGCAAGGGAGTCCAAATTGCAAGGTTAAAAGACTGGGCTAAGGAGAATGATTGCTGGATTGAAAATCCGGAATCATTAGGTGTGTTCTCTGACCGAGGTTCAGAGAACGAGGTTTATATGGCCTATGATGGAATACACGTTTATAAACTTAACGACTTCCGTTATTCTGACGACAACCTTACTCCTTTCTTTGAACGAATTGTGGCTCACAACCAATACTTCACAGCATGCCCCTACGATTTCATCGGTTTCTCACAGAATCGAGACGGCATGATTTGTGCTGTCCTTCGCCAACAGCTTGTTGTAAATGCGAGGGAAGCTACTCCCGAAGAAATCAAGGCAGAGTTTGAGCGCATCGGTTTCCACGCAGAAGACAATGGAGAATATTTCACCAATGGCATTCACGACATCTTCGATGCCGTGCCCAATAATGTATTGGTTGGAGATGACGGCAACTACTATTTCATAGACACCATCATCTTCCTGTCAGACGATAACGGCTTGGATACTTACAAAAAGTATTCGCCAAATTATTCGAAAGGACAATAGCGTTCATAAGAAGTGTGCCACCTCTTATGAACGCTATTTATTATTTCAATTTCTTAGGGAGAGGCTCGTCTACATGAAATTTAAATTGATGAACACCCTCCTGATAAAACTCTTGCTCTATAATAATATCCTTTGCACTTTTACATTTTTCTATAAATGTATGAGCCTTTTTCAAGAAAACAAGATTAGAAGATCCATCATTAGGCTCATTATAATAAAATTTCTGTACTTTTCCGCCATCAAAACGTACTCTTACATAATTTGTACCATTATATTCATTCCCTACCATTTGACCTTTTGTAATTTCCAAAAGGACATCATAACCATATTTTTTCATCCATCTTACAGTAATAGTCAAATAAGAATTACCTTCATAAGGAAAATCAAAATTAGCATAATTATCACTTTGAAGAGAATACCAATAGCTCTTACTATCATCCATATCATCTTGACTTGTGCTCAAGTCCCAAGACTTCTTTGTAGTAGGATGTTGATCTTCTGTCATTAATGTCGACGTATCAACTGCAACAGTATCTGAATCGACAGATGAGTTTACAGAATTTGAAGACATCAAACTACCACATGTGCCAATACACACCAAGACAAAAATTACACAAAGTACTGCCAATAAAAATTTCTTCATAAATATAAGATTATGCCCTTAGGCCTTTTGCCAACTGTTTCCCTGAAGTAAGCGGTTAATAATAGGAAAAGCGTGGGAACTATTGCTTATTACTCTGTTGAGGCTCTGGACTGCCCACTCCTTAGTAATGAAGCAATAGCCCACGCCTATACGATATATTACGCCCTTCAGAAAAGGGTACAATAATCCTAAGCGTGAGCAGTATTGCCATTATCTCAAGGAGTGAAATTGTCCAGATTTCAACAGGAGATAATATCAAAACGCTCTATATAAAATTGAGTCTTCATCACGGCAAGTCTTTTCATGCCGCTCCAACTCGAATGCAAAGGTAGTGATTATTTCTGAAAATCGCATCATTTTAAATAAGTTTTTTCTAAGAAAATTAATGTTTAGGCACACAAGTAAGCTATAAATGGGCAATTCTTTAATATTTTACCCTAAATCATTGGTAAATTCGGGAAATAGTCGTAACTTTGCAAAGTTAAATATCAAGCATTACATCTATGAATAAAGATAATATCAACGAGTTCGCATCCTTCGATGAGTATCTTCGACAAGGAGAACCTTCGCAGAAGGAAAGTGCCGAGAACTGGAAGACGGCTATCGGATTGCAGGCTGTAGATGGGCTGCAACCGTCGGCGTATCTCATAGATGTGGCTAAACGAAACATCGAAGGAGAAATCACTCTGGATGAAACCAGAAAACTGATTGACTCTTACTATCAGAGCAAGACAGTCCGTACACCTAAGGATGAAAACGAGGAAGAGGCAGATAAGGTTTCAGCCAACATCGCAAAGATTCTCGCCAGCAAGACCTTTGCCTTCAATACCAACGGATATGTTTCCCTGCACCGAAGAATTTTCGAGGGGGTATTCAAGCACGCAGGCGAAATCCGCCAGTATGATATTTCCAAGAAAGAATGGGTGCTCGAAGGAGATTCCGTAAACTACCTGAATTGGGAAGACTTGCGAAGAGCATTGGATTGGGATATTGAGCAGGAGAAGAACTTCTCATATAAAGGTCTGACGGATGATGAGAAGATTGAGCATATTGCCAAATTCATTTCAGGCATCTGGCAAATCCACGCATTCAGAGAGGGAAACACCCGAACCACGGCAATTTTCACCATCCAATATCTCCGTTCGTTAGGATATGAAGTGAACAACGAAATGTTTGCCAAACACTCCTGGTATTTCCGCAATGCCCTGGTTCGTGCCAACTATCGCAATATTCAGAAAGGCATAGATTACTCTCCTATCTACCTTGTTCGTTTCTTCAGGAACTTACTCCTAAAAGATGGTTGGGTTCTCAAGAACAGGTATTTGCATATCCGGCCGACTGATGATTGGAAAGAGCAGCCGAACTTAAATTCTCAAACAGGAAGTGGACAGAAAAACAACTTCATAAATAAAGAAGGAGAAGAAAATGTCCCAAGTTCGTCCCAAGCTTGTCCCAAGTTCGTCCCAAGTTCGTCCCAAGTAGAAGAACTCATAATACGTATAAATAAAGATTATCTATCCATCGGCGATATAATGAACCTGTTTGGATTAAAGAACAGAACCAGATTTAGAAAGGAATACATTACCCCAGCCCTAGCCGAAGGAGCCTTGGAGATGAAATATCCAAACACCCCAAGACATCCACGCCAGCAATATCGAATGACAGAACAGGCAAAGACTTGGAAAGAATGGTATGAGAAAAAGAATAAATAACATCATAATAAAAATAGAAAACAAAAACAAGTAATGAAGAAAAAAGCAACGGTCCTTATCACCTCTATCATGGCGTTCTGCGGAATCAACACCGCACACGCTGACGAGGGAATGTGGACGATTTACAACTTGCCTAACGCTGTATATGAGATGATGCAGCGCGAAGGCTTCAGTATGACTTACGACCAGCTCTACAATGGCGAGAACGCCTTGAAGAATGCCGTGGTTAACTTCTCTGGCTATTGCTCAGGCGTAGTCGTTTCTCCAGACGGTTTGGTATTTACCAACCACCATTGCGGTTTCGAGGCTATCAGAAGCCACTCTACCGTGGAGCACGACTATATGCTCAACGGTTTCTTTGCTAAATCTTACGCAGAGGAATTGCCTAACGAGAATATGTTCGTCAGCTTTATGGTTGAACAGAAGGATGTAACCGATAAGGTGATGAGCCTCGGATACGAGAAACTCGACAACAAGAAGCGCGATGAACTCATCGATTCTCTGGAGAACGAGATGACCCAAGAGGCGAAGAAGAACGATTCTACCCTCCATATCACCGTTCAGCCTTTCTACGAGGGCAACAAGTGGTACGCTACTACTTACCGCGACTTCACCGACCTACGTTTGGTTTTCACCGTACCAAAGTCTATGGGTAAATTTGGTGGCGATACAGACAACTGGATGTGGCCTCGCCAGACCTGCGACTTCTCTGTATTCCGCATCTATGCCGACCCTAAGACCAATGGTCCTGCTGCCTACAGTAAGGACAATGTGCCTTATCATCCAAAGCGTTGGGCTCAGGTTTCTCTCCAGGGTTACAAGGATGGCGACTATGCGATGACCATGGGTTACCCAGGCAGCACAGAGCGTTATCTTTCAAGCTACGGAATCCAGACCATGCGCGATGCAGAGAATGCGCCTCGTGCCCAGGTTCGTGGCGTAAAGCAGGAGGTAATGCAGAAGCACATGCGTGCCGACGAGGCTGTCCGCATCAAGTACGACAGCAAGTACGCCAGCTCTTCGAACTACTGGAAGAATGCCATCGGTATGAACAAGTGTATCGACTCTATCGGCATCGTGAATCTGAAGCGTGAGTACGAAACCCGTCTCCGTGCTTGGCAGGATACAGCCAAGGCAGCCAACGATCTCGCCCACAAGGTAGATTTCGACAAGCTCGCCAAGCTCTACAAGGAGAGCGCAGACGTGAAGTATGCCTGGACCAACTTCTCTGAATCTTTCACCAGAAGAAGCAACATTGAGTTCTCTACCCGTGCCATCAAGCTCCAGACCAATATGGAGGTGAAGGGTCCTGAGAAGAACAAGAAGAAGCAGTATCATGAGTTTGAAGATAACTCTGCAGAATGGGATATGGCGCTCGACAAGGAGGTGCTCGCTACCCTTCTGAAGAACTACAAGGAGCACGTAGATGCCAAGTGGTTGCCTAAGTTCTACAAGACTATCGATACTGAGTTTGGCGGCAACTACGCCAAGTATGTGGATTATCTCTGGGAGAAGTCGCTCATCATGAAGAAGGGCGCCAAGCTCTATTTCAACAAGAAGGGATATGAGAAGGATCCAGGCGTAAGCTTCGGTATGGATTTGAACGATGTATTTGCAGATTTCGCTGCTCAGATGGGCAGCATCAACGACAGCATCGCCGAGCAGGAGAAGTATCTCTGTGCTGCCAAGCTCCGTATGGAGGAGGACATGCCTCACTACAGCGACGCCAACTTCACCATGCGATTGAGCTACGGTCAGGTAGGCGGTTTCGACCTCGGTGGCAAGCCATCAGGCTACTATACAACAGCCGAAAGTCTTGTTGAGAAGATGAAGAAGGGCGATAAGGTAATCGATTACTACGCTGAGCCTATCATGCACGAACTCCTCTCTGAGAAGGATTTCGGCAAGTATCAGGATAAGACGACTGGCAAGATGCAGCTCTGCTTCCTCACCAACAACGATATTACCGGTGGTAATTCTGGTAGCCCTATGTTCAATGGTAAGGGTGAGTTGATTGGTCTTGCCTTCGATGGCAACTGGGACAGCCTCAGCTCTGACATCAACTTCGACAAGCGCCTGGCTCGCTGCATTGGTGTGGATATCCGCTATGTGCTCTACCTGATGGATAAGTGGGGCCACGCAGACCGCCTCTTGAAGGAAATCAATGCAAAGTAAATTCTATCTCTGAATCAACAGAAATGATATGAAAAGAGCGGAAAATCAGCTGTTAACTGTTAACCTGTTAACTCCTGGCTTTCCGCTCTTATTTTTTCTTATAGGTTCGCAACTAATATTGCGAGATATTATTCAGCTCCTTCAATGAAACCTGACGAGGCTTCTCGGCAAGTTTCTTCTTCAATTTATCCACCGTTATTTCTGCAGATGGATTGAAATCGGCAGAGCGCATGTAATCAATTACACTCTGATAGAAAGCCTTGCCTTCCAGATATCTGGCAGCCTTCTCCAAATTGCTCATACAGACGAGGAGTTTTCCGGCTCCCACCTTCCATTCCATCACCAAACCCAACTTATGATTCCGCTCGATATTATCTATCACCTGAACAATCGGGCGATAATCCTTGGCGAAGTTGTCAAGCACCAGCGGATGCGATTCCTTGATAACTGGGAACCATTGCCAGTTGGTGTGCATTTCCGTAGGGAATCCCTTGAATATCGGATGTTCCGGATTCGTCAGAATACCCAGGGTTCCTGGAGAAACTTTCTTCTTGTTGTTCTCGCAGATGGTCTTGAACATGCGATAGTTCCAGTAATCGGTTTGGAAGAGTCCACCCACGGTATAAGGCGTAGCATTATCTACCTGCGAAAGCGTATCATCGGCAGCCACGAAATGGCTGGAAGCCGTAGGCATCCAAAGCACCTTTCCGCCATTTTCCAAGACTTTCACCACTTCCTCATTCAAATCCTTGGCTATGATAACGCCCTTCTTTTCCAACGCCTTCTTCGGATAAACCCAAAATTCGTACGAGTTTCTTGCCTCTGTTTCCTCGATATTCAGCGAAACATTCAGTTTGGTTGGTTTATCTGCAGAAATTTCCTCGTCCAAGACGCCCACATCTATCAGTCCCTCATCATAAGTAAAGATATTCATCACGCCTTCAGCATCGCCTATCTTCCACTTCAGTTTCTTTCCGTAAAGCGAAGAACCGCCATAGTTGGCAACCTTTACCTTAGCCTGAATCTTCTCGCCGTCCTCGAAGCAGAACTTCTCCACCTCCAGCAGAGGAACCACAGGCGAACACCACTGGCGCCATTCCTCGGGCGTAGTGATTCCCTTGCTCTCCATAAACGCATCCAGGATGCCTACGAAAGCACTTCCCTGACCGGGATAATCCTGAATATCGAGCAATTGGAAGCCCGCCATATTCCGGGTCCTCAAATCCATCTCTATATCCGCTTTATAGAGTTTCACGCTCCATAAGCCCGAAGCTTTGTGGAAATCATCTGCCTGCGAGAGCATTCCGGCAGCAGCCAGCCTGCGGCGGAACACTTCGAAGTTATAAGGATGAAGCACTCCGGTGTATTTCTTCATTTCCCGATAATCAGGATAGGTCTGAAACTGGCCTGTTTCGTGAGAGATGATTGGGATTCCTGCCTTATCGCAAGCCTCATCAAAATTCATCGTAGAATTAGGATGGAAATGATTGATCATTCCTCCATCGTAGGCATCGGCAAACGAGAAAGAACCACGGGTATAGGTATTGTATTTGCCCCATCCCTCGCCTCCGATGCGGCAAGTGGTGAAGTAATCCATTCCTTCTTTTATTCCCTGATAACCGAGATAGTAATTGCTTCCGAAGGTATAGTATTTATCTGGCGCAATCTTGCGGAAATCATCCACAAACTCCTTCATCTTGTCAATATCTCCCCAGAGTTCATTACCCAACGCCATCATTCTGAAAGATGGATGATGACCGTATTCTCTGAGGATGTTCTCGCCTTCCTGATGCAGGAACGCCATCAGCCTTTCATCCTTCTTGTCAAAAGAACCCCAGAAAGGAAGTTCCGGTTGGAGATAGATTCCCAGACTGTCCGCTGCCACGAAAGCCGCCTCCGGTGGGCACCAGGAATGAAAGCGCACATGATTGATTCCATACTCCTTGCAGGTTCCGAGATACTTCATCCAGCCTTCCACGCTCATCTCTACATGTCCCGTCAGCGGCCATACAGCCGCATCGTGCTTGCCACGGAGGAATATCCTATGACCATTGGCGTAGAAGTGAGCGCCCTTGATATGAAAATCCTTGGCGAAATCAGGCATCTGAAGGGCGGAAGGAGAATCTACAGAACGGCTAGGGATTGCTCCTGTTAGAGTTTCTGCAGATTTGCTCTCTACAGAGCTGGCTAGCTGGAGTTCTATCCTTCCGATAATTCCATTCCAGTTGGTCTGCGTATCTTCTGTATAAGCATGGCTGGAGCCGTAAACCTGATCAGGCACACCTCTTCCATTATCCACCACGATTTCCAGGAGATGCTTGCCCGGCTTCACCTTCTTTGGCAGAAGATAGCGCTGGGGAGTAAAGATGAAGTTGCAGGAATCCACCAGTTCTCCATCCACATACACCCATGTCGGTCGGGTACGTTCCAGGAAGAGTTCTACTGGCTTCTTTTTCCAGTCCTTCGGGATATTGATGGTTCTGGAATATCTTGCAGCTCCTTTATAGGCATAGAGTCTCGTAAGATGCGTAGTCTCCATCGTATCTTTCGGAGCGAATCCCAGATGGTTCGTGTCGATGGTGCCTGGGAGGATGGCACGCTTCACCTCACCCTGGAAGGCACGCTTACTCTTGGCAAAAGCACTACCGCTCTTTCCCAACTCCACATTCCATTCACCAGCGAGCGAAATGCTCTGTGCTTGCAAGCCCAGACTTACCAGTCCCAGACAAGCGATAAGAATAGATTTCTTCATTAACTTATTACAGAATATCTTTTAGGGTTAAAATTGCGTATAAAGATACAATAAATTTGATGTTTACGGCTGCAAATATACAAAAAATGCGGTAAAAACACCGCAATTTACCAAAGAAATTGCTGTATTTTTACCGCAAAATATGGATATTGCATCAAAACATCCCTTTGATGCAGGCTTTCATCTTATTATAAATCGCTGCCTAAATTACTTCTTTTTAGGTCTGCGACGAGCCCAGCCTTCTTCCTCGAAGTTTGGCTCCTCGCCCTTGAACTTCACGTTGTCGTTGTTCTGGAAGAACTGGCGCCAATCGCCTGTATCCTCCTGAGGGCGAGACTTTCTTCCGCCACGAGATTCGCCACGGCTTCCACGTCCTCCCTTTCCACGAGAATCATCAGAAGAACCTCTGCGGCTGCGTCCGCCTCTTTCTGAAGAACGACCGCCTCTGCCCTCAGAACTGCGGCCTCCACGGGCTGCTCTGCCATGACCTTCCTCATCAGCATCGTTACATCTTACGGTTCTGCCCTTATACTCAGTACCGTTCAATGCCTTCATCACGCGCTTCGCATCCTCCTCAGGCACCTCGATATAGGCAAACTTACTCAGCAGGTCGATGTGACCCACCTCCTGGCGACCCTTCACATGCTTGTTCAGATACTGCATGATTTCGCCCGGATAGAAACCATCCGCCTTACCCAGGTTGATGAACAGTCTCTTGAAACCAGCCTCAGTCTCGTGCTTTCTGCGACCATTGGAAACCTTGCCACGGCCTTCGCCACGGCTTCCACGACCTTCGCCGCCACGGGAACCCTTGCCGGTTTCTGGCTTGATAATCTCAGGAGCATTCTTATAGTAATCGAGGAACTTACCGAAGGTGATGGTTACCATCTTCTTGATGATGTCCTCCTTGTCGATGTACTCAAACTGGCGGTTGATTTCAGCCATGTATGGTTCAATCTGATCCTCATCCACATCGGTCTTCATGATGTCGTCCATCGTCTTGAAGAGCTGCTTCTTGCAGATTTCCTCTGGAGTTGGCAAAACGCCATCCACGAAATCCTTGCCAATCTGCTTCTCAATCTGGCGAACCTTGAACTTCTCTCTGGTATGTATGATAGAGATGGATGTTCCCTTCTTTCCGGCACGACCCGTACGACCGCTTCGGTGGGTGTAACTTGCCACATCATCAGGCAAACCATAGTTGATAACGTGAGTCAGATCATCTACGTCCAGACCGCGGGCAGCCACATCGGTAGCCACCAGGAACTGAACAGTATGGTTACGGAACTTCTGCATGGTGAGGTCACGCTGCTGCTGACTCAAGTCGCCGTGCAGCGCCTCTGCATTATAACCATCCTTGATGAGCTTATCCGCAATATCCTGAGTCTCCAGCTTGGTGCGGCAGAAGATAATTGCAAAGATGCGTGGATAGAAATCCACCACGCGCTTCAGGGCGAGATACTTGTCCTTGGCATTTACCAGATAGTAGATGTGGTTTACATGCTCAGCACCCTCGTTGCGCGAACCCACTACGATTTCCTTGTGGTCGTGCAGGTAGTTGAGGGCAATCTTCTCGATGTCCTTGCTCATGGTAGCCGAGAAGAGCAGGGTGTTTCTATCTTCAGGCACGTTCTCAAAGATGGCATTGATGCTCTCTGAGAAGCCCATATTCAGCATCTCGTCAGCCTCATCAAGCACCACATTGTTCACGTTCTCCAACTGAGCCACGCCACGATTAATCAAATCGAGCAGACGGCCAGGGGTAGCTACGATAATCTGCACACCATGCTTCAGGGTGCGAATCTGGCTTCCGATGTCGGTACCGCCATAAACTGCGGCAATATGCAAACCGTCGATGTACTTGGCAAAACTGTTCAAATCGTCTGCTATCTGGAGGCAGAGCTCACGTGTAGGACTGAGGATGATAGCCTGTGTCTGCTTGCTGCCGGCATCAGTCTTCTGGATAACCGGAATACCGTAAGATGCAGTCTTACCCGTACCGGTCTGCGCCAACGCAATCACGTCGTTCTTATTACCAAGCAAATATGGGATAACTTCTTCCTGAACTGGCATTGGATTCTCAAATCCAAGCTCTTCAATGGCACGGCGAATCTCCTCGCTCACGCCTAATTCTTCAAATGTCTTCAAATCTTTTTAACCTTAATTCATTATAATCTAAATGGAAGGCCGAATTCACCCTCCCAGCCATGAATTAGGGTGCAAAATCCTTCCGAAACGCTTGCGGCAATCCCACGCATTTATTAAGATTGCCTAAATTCGGGTGCAAAGATACGAAAAAAATGTGAGTTTCTTGCAGATTTCTGCAATATTTTATTACCTTTGCATGAAAGTTACAACAAACAGATAACCAAGAAAACTTGAAATATATGAAAAAAGTTATTTTCACCCAAGAATGGATTGCTTTGCATCCATACGAAAAAGCAGACGAAACAGATCTGTATTATACAGAACTCGCCAACGAAATATACCACGCTCTTGACGAGGCGTGCTACACCCATAACTTCAAGAATATGGATGAAGCCAAGCAGCTGGCACTCAGCATTGCCGGTTATTTCGAAGATGTGATTTCGGGCACAGGCATTTGGAAAACTTTCACGGAAGAATGCAAACAGCGCTACGGCACCTACATTCCTTTCTATGAGAAAGAAAGCGAATTCATCAAGAGTACGCTCAACGAAGATGATCCGGCTTACGACCCTGAGGAAATCAACATCGCTGATGTCAAGTTCCTGCTCTGGCACCATTACCAGCAGAGCAGTTTTGTACAGGAAGCCGTTCCTTTCCTCTTCGGAACCCTGGAACTGGCTGCCAAACTTGCCTACAACATTCTCGACAGAGAATATGAAACGGCTCCGGAAAACGAGCGTCTTCTGACTTATCTCAGCGAAATGCCTGAGATAGAGGGCAACGCTGAAACGACCGAAGAGGAAATCGAGAAGAACAAGGAGTTGGATGAGATTCACCGTCGCGACACCCTGGCGTGGTTCCATTATGGTTGCTATTTCAACGTAGGCAACCAGAAGCGCCTGCAGTTTACCCTCCAGCAGATGGCAAACTCGCCTCAGGGTCTCACCGAACCGCTCGCTTATTCTGTGCAGATGGAAATGACCATCGTCGGCAGAAACAATCTTCTGGCGCTCACTTCTTACGAATGGCTCTGCAAGATTTGCAGGAACATGCCTACCCATAAGCTTTGGGAGGATGAGGAATTCAGAAAGAAGGCTACTGAGCAATATGAAAAGGTGGATCATGAGAAGGCGATTCACGACTACAATCTGCTCAAGGCGAAGGGATACGAAGACAAGTTCATCTTCCTGGAAGATGTGAAGACGCTGAAGGAATTCCTCAAGGAGATTGAATTCGAGTTGCCAAAGGACATCCGATTTCCTCAGAAATACGAGAAGGGCATCATCTTAAGCGGAAGTCCATATACAGGCATCAACATCAGTTTCGGTCTAGCTCATTGCATCGCATCGCCTGAGAACCCATACTATGTACAGGAGCGTGCTGAGACCGACAGCTTTGGCATTATCAGCGGCAATGGTCTCCCATTCCCTTACGAAATTGTCTGCAAACTGATAGAAAACAACCTGATTCCTGACGCAAACATCTTTACAAGCCAATATGTAAAGGAAGAAGGCTTGAAGATTACGCAGGCAAACCTCCAGTTCCTTGCCGATTACT from the Segatella copri genome contains:
- a CDS encoding ATP-binding protein; its protein translation is MKRFIYNHLKDWKLSSNRKPLIMYGARQVGKTYIIKEFGDNEFENMVYINCYKNKSIAQLFQGDANAERLSIGLAAYAHQDITPGKTLVFLDEIQEIPPVLSSLKYFSEDKPELHIIVAGSLLGVMNMKGESFPVGKVDIMHLYPMTYEEFLLANGEKQLLDLLQSGDKELINSLAPKFIEYLRRYYFVGGMPEAVLEFTQNHNPMQVRQIQQNILNAYEADISKHTEEQTQRVRMIWQSIPAQLARENKKFIYGAIRKGARAKDFEIAIQWLTDAGLVHKVERTRDAKSPLKFYADMDAFKLYVLDVGLLGALTMAQPDQILIGNNVFSEYKGAFTENFVLQQLKSLPYLPIYYYSKPSSTQEIDFIVQAGSEILPIEVKAEENVKAKSLAAFITHDFASYHLKGIRFSMRGFQDQKWMENVPLFAAREFVKHKVEKSFIIK
- a CDS encoding putative polyvalent protein kinase domain-containing protein is translated as MLSSIQALAGTTACKGVQIARLKDWAKENDCWIENPESLGVFSDRGSENEVYMAYDGIHVYKLNDFRYSDDNLTPFFERIVAHNQYFTACPYDFIGFSQNRDGMICAVLRQQLVVNAREATPEEIKAEFERIGFHAEDNGEYFTNGIHDIFDAVPNNVLVGDDGNYYFIDTIIFLSDDNGLDTYKKYSPNYSKGQ
- a CDS encoding Fic family protein produces the protein MNKDNINEFASFDEYLRQGEPSQKESAENWKTAIGLQAVDGLQPSAYLIDVAKRNIEGEITLDETRKLIDSYYQSKTVRTPKDENEEEADKVSANIAKILASKTFAFNTNGYVSLHRRIFEGVFKHAGEIRQYDISKKEWVLEGDSVNYLNWEDLRRALDWDIEQEKNFSYKGLTDDEKIEHIAKFISGIWQIHAFREGNTRTTAIFTIQYLRSLGYEVNNEMFAKHSWYFRNALVRANYRNIQKGIDYSPIYLVRFFRNLLLKDGWVLKNRYLHIRPTDDWKEQPNLNSQTGSGQKNNFINKEGEENVPSSSQACPKFVPSSSQVEELIIRINKDYLSIGDIMNLFGLKNRTRFRKEYITPALAEGALEMKYPNTPRHPRQQYRMTEQAKTWKEWYEKKNK
- a CDS encoding S46 family peptidase, with the translated sequence MKKKATVLITSIMAFCGINTAHADEGMWTIYNLPNAVYEMMQREGFSMTYDQLYNGENALKNAVVNFSGYCSGVVVSPDGLVFTNHHCGFEAIRSHSTVEHDYMLNGFFAKSYAEELPNENMFVSFMVEQKDVTDKVMSLGYEKLDNKKRDELIDSLENEMTQEAKKNDSTLHITVQPFYEGNKWYATTYRDFTDLRLVFTVPKSMGKFGGDTDNWMWPRQTCDFSVFRIYADPKTNGPAAYSKDNVPYHPKRWAQVSLQGYKDGDYAMTMGYPGSTERYLSSYGIQTMRDAENAPRAQVRGVKQEVMQKHMRADEAVRIKYDSKYASSSNYWKNAIGMNKCIDSIGIVNLKREYETRLRAWQDTAKAANDLAHKVDFDKLAKLYKESADVKYAWTNFSESFTRRSNIEFSTRAIKLQTNMEVKGPEKNKKKQYHEFEDNSAEWDMALDKEVLATLLKNYKEHVDAKWLPKFYKTIDTEFGGNYAKYVDYLWEKSLIMKKGAKLYFNKKGYEKDPGVSFGMDLNDVFADFAAQMGSINDSIAEQEKYLCAAKLRMEEDMPHYSDANFTMRLSYGQVGGFDLGGKPSGYYTTAESLVEKMKKGDKVIDYYAEPIMHELLSEKDFGKYQDKTTGKMQLCFLTNNDITGGNSGSPMFNGKGELIGLAFDGNWDSLSSDINFDKRLARCIGVDIRYVLYLMDKWGHADRLLKEINAK